The DNA segment CTTCTCCGTCGCGTTTCTTCTTCGATCGTTTGATTTGATTTTTGTATGACTGGTTCGCTCACCGACTCTTCCTCGCCACTTTCCAGATTTTTCCTACAAAGCCGGCTGTCAGCAAATAAACCTGCAACGCGACCCATAGGAAGCGTTGCATTGAGTTTTCCCCAACGCGCCCCATAGGAAGCAATTCACTGAGTTGCCCTTGGGGACTTCTTCTGTCAACTCAACACAGGATTCCCTAAACTCGGCGAAACGCTTTCGCAATTCAAATTATAATGTGCGTTCGGTCTGTGGGAACTCCTACAAATTTTTTTTCTAAGAACCGCTTCCGATTTTTATTCTATTCGTATTGTTCAAGTAAATCGAATGTAACAAGAATTCGTTACATTCTACCTATCTCAATTAGAAGGTAAATGTATGGAAGGGATTCCCCTCAGCCCCTCAAGAATTCTGAAAGGTTTCAAACTCCGTATCGACGGATTTGGACACGAGTTCGAAATTCTAAAATTAAAGGAAGAAGGAATCACAATCTCTTCCGGAATCGAACTCCAACTCCTCAGCGGTTCTCCGATCACCGGACAAATCACATCCTCCACTCTTCAATTTCGCTTTCAAGGTACTCTTCAAAGACAGGTTCTTCGTCCCGATCAGAAAGGTTTTATCCTTGGAATTCAATTGAACCAAACGGTGCAATTTCCGGATCTTCTCATCGCATTGGAGTTCGCTTCCTAAATCAAAATTCTTCGACTTGTCTCTGCGACGCGATCCATAGAGAGCGGAGCATGAGTTCGAGTAACTCACAAACGCTTCCCTGCGACGCGATCCATAGAGAGCGGAGCATGAGTTTTAGTAACTCACAAACGCTTCCCTGCGACGCGATCCGTAGAAAGCGGAGCATGAGTTTTAGTAACTCACAAACGCTTCCCTGCGACGCGATCCGTAGAAAGCGGAGCATGAGTTTTAGTAACTCACAAACGCTTCCCTGCGACGCGATCCATAGAGAGCGGAGCATGAGTTCGAGTAACTCACAAACGCTTCCCTGCGACGCGATCCATAGAGAGCGGAGCATGAGTTCGAGTAACTCACAAACGCTTCCCTGCGACGCGATCCGTAGAAAGCGGAGCATGAGTTTTAGTAACTCACAAACGCTTCCCTACGGGTCAGCGTTTGGGTCAGCGTTTACCCCTTTTTTTAACTTAGCAAAGGCTTCTTGCGAGTCGGTATTCCTCTTTTTCATTTACGAAACAACTTCCGTTTTGTTTTCTGTACATAGAAGATCCTATGTCTGAAAGTAACGTGAAACATCTTATCTCCTGGGAAGATTGGTCGGATTCGGAAATCCTGGACTTGCTGAACTTTGCGATTCACGTCAAAAAGAATCGAGTCAACTACGCAGGTCATCTCAGCGGCCGTTCCCTCGCCATGCTCTTTCAGAAAACTTCCACAAGAACCCGCGTATCTTTCGAAGTCGCGATGACCGAAATGGGCGGTCACGGTATCTATTTGGATTGGATGGCTTCCAACTTTCAACTTTCCGATATCGATCTGGAAGCGAGATATCTTTCCAGAAACGTTTCCGTCATCATGGCCCGTCTCAAAAAACATGAAGATTTATTAGCGATGCGGAACGGTTCTCAGGTCCCGGTGATCAACGGCTGCGACAATATGTTTCATCCCTGTCAGTCTCTCGCGGATATCATGACGATTGCTCTGGATAAACCCGAACGTCCGCTAGGTCAGGTACGTCTTACTTATATCGGCGTTCATAATAACGTGGTCAATTCTCTCATCGGAATCACCGCGGCTCTCGGAATTCATCTGACCCTTGTGACCCCGATCGCAGAAAAAGAAAATCTTCACGAAAGCACCATCGAAAGAGCCAAGTCCAAGGGAACCCTTTCCTGGGAATCCAATCTGGAAAACGCAGTCAAAAACGCGGACTATGTTTACACGGACACTTGGCTGGACATGGAATTTTTCAACGATCCTTCGTATGCGGATAAGAAACAGAAAAGAATGGAATTGATGATGCCGTATCAGATCAATTCCTCTCTCATGGAAAAAACGAACGCGAGAGTCATGCACGATATGCCGATCCATGCCGGATATGAAATCACGCGGGACGTGGTCCTATCTCCCCGCTCGATCATCTTTCAGCAGGCAGAGAATCGACTCGACGCTCAAAAAGCCGTCATTCTAAAACTTCTCGAGGCGTAATCTTCCGGAAAATCGATTTACCAGAGGCGCATCCTTTCCAAACCTGTATTTAGAGCCTTTTCACCCTCATCTGCGGGCTCGAAATAAGAATTAA comes from the Leptospira sp. WS92.C1 genome and includes:
- a CDS encoding ornithine carbamoyltransferase, with the translated sequence MSESNVKHLISWEDWSDSEILDLLNFAIHVKKNRVNYAGHLSGRSLAMLFQKTSTRTRVSFEVAMTEMGGHGIYLDWMASNFQLSDIDLEARYLSRNVSVIMARLKKHEDLLAMRNGSQVPVINGCDNMFHPCQSLADIMTIALDKPERPLGQVRLTYIGVHNNVVNSLIGITAALGIHLTLVTPIAEKENLHESTIERAKSKGTLSWESNLENAVKNADYVYTDTWLDMEFFNDPSYADKKQKRMELMMPYQINSSLMEKTNARVMHDMPIHAGYEITRDVVLSPRSIIFQQAENRLDAQKAVILKLLEA